Proteins from a single region of Hordeum vulgare subsp. vulgare chromosome 6H, MorexV3_pseudomolecules_assembly, whole genome shotgun sequence:
- the LOC123403508 gene encoding uncharacterized protein LOC123403508, whose product MNVNAAAPILLLLLVVRCHAFSAHGDDAEGSGGGLRELGEGGGSSSKAKVAGLCVNSPCDADPNRMCFCCTRLANEPCYDTLRQCVSVCPNCNFPVCPPPAASAGRRTRFVLAPASA is encoded by the exons ATGAATGTCAATGCAGCCGCGCCCATCTTGCTCCTCCTGCTCGTTGTTCGATGCCACGCATTCTCCGCACACG GCGATGACGCCGAGGGATCGGGCGGCGGTCTCCGTGAGCTGGGCGagggcggcggcagcagcagcaaggcTAAGGTCGCCGGGTTGTGCGTTAACAGCCCGTGCGACGCGGACCCGAACCGGATGTGCTTCTGCTGCACGAGGCTGGCCAACGAGCCCTGCTACGACACGCTGAGGCAGTGCGTCAGCGTCTGCCCCAACTGCAACTTCCCCGTCTGTCCGCCGCCGGCGGCCTCGGCGGGCCGGCGTACTCGGTTCGTGTTAGCTCCGGCGTCGGCGTGA